In a genomic window of Occallatibacter riparius:
- a CDS encoding DUF885 domain-containing protein, protein MCATAFASAAATPQESFQKVSDEYFDQVYFPYSPTGGTLTGYHQYDTQLEDFSRKTLDAQVMALKAFETRVAAIPASGLDEMTRGDREMVLSNIRSTLLSLETIRMWEKNPDIYSGSMSNAAFSLMERKFASPDDRLRSLIAREKLMPSRLDEARANLKNPPRIYTEIAIEQLPGIVSFFEHDVQLAFAEAKDQALKAEFAQTNAAVIAALNSYQAWLKSDLLPKSNGDFRIGAETFSKKLAYDEMVDLPLDKLLEIGRADLRKNQQHFNELAKELEPGKEPQQVLEELGSHHPAPDQLLASFRATFDSLIGFIRDHHIVTIPSDVRPILEETPPFMRATTFASMDTPGPHEKHATEAYFNVTLPDKKLTPAEVEGYMHSFNVGTIISTAVHEAYPGHYVQFLWVPQAPSRVRKLLGASTNVEGWAHYCEQMMLDAGYGQPGIGAKDEHEAKLLRLGQLQDALLRNARFIVGIEMHTGKMSFDQAVEFFQKEGYQSKETAMVETKRGTADPTYLYYTLGKLEIMKLREDLKKKQGAAFSLQSFHDEFLKQGFPPIKIVREAMLGDTSPTL, encoded by the coding sequence ATGTGCGCCACTGCTTTTGCTTCCGCCGCTGCAACGCCGCAGGAGAGCTTTCAGAAAGTATCGGACGAGTATTTCGATCAGGTGTATTTTCCGTACTCGCCAACCGGCGGGACTCTGACCGGGTACCACCAGTACGATACGCAGCTTGAGGATTTTTCGCGGAAGACGCTCGATGCCCAGGTGATGGCGCTCAAGGCGTTTGAGACGCGCGTTGCGGCGATTCCGGCTTCGGGACTGGACGAGATGACGCGCGGCGATCGCGAAATGGTGCTCAGCAACATTCGGTCTACGCTGCTGTCGCTGGAGACGATCCGCATGTGGGAGAAGAACCCGGACATCTACTCGGGCAGCATGAGCAATGCGGCGTTCTCGCTGATGGAGCGCAAGTTCGCCTCGCCGGACGATCGGCTGCGCTCGCTGATTGCGCGCGAGAAGTTGATGCCATCACGGCTTGACGAGGCGCGGGCGAATCTCAAGAATCCGCCGCGGATCTACACTGAGATCGCGATTGAGCAGCTTCCGGGGATCGTCAGTTTCTTCGAGCACGATGTGCAGCTGGCATTCGCTGAGGCGAAAGATCAAGCATTGAAGGCGGAGTTTGCGCAGACCAACGCTGCAGTCATCGCGGCGTTGAACAGCTATCAGGCATGGCTAAAGTCCGATCTGCTGCCGAAGTCGAATGGGGACTTTCGCATCGGAGCGGAGACGTTCTCAAAGAAGCTGGCGTATGACGAGATGGTGGACCTGCCGCTCGACAAGCTGCTGGAGATTGGCCGGGCCGATTTGCGCAAGAACCAGCAGCACTTCAACGAGCTTGCAAAGGAACTCGAGCCGGGCAAGGAGCCGCAGCAGGTTCTCGAAGAGCTCGGGTCGCATCATCCGGCGCCCGATCAGCTGCTCGCCAGCTTCAGGGCTACGTTCGACAGCCTGATCGGTTTCATTCGCGATCATCATATTGTGACGATTCCGTCGGATGTGCGCCCGATTCTGGAAGAGACGCCGCCGTTCATGCGCGCGACCACGTTCGCTAGCATGGACACGCCCGGGCCGCATGAGAAGCATGCCACCGAGGCCTACTTCAACGTGACGCTGCCTGACAAGAAGCTGACGCCGGCGGAGGTCGAGGGCTACATGCACTCATTCAATGTGGGCACGATTATTTCGACAGCGGTGCATGAGGCGTATCCGGGGCACTATGTGCAGTTCCTGTGGGTTCCGCAGGCGCCGAGCAGGGTGCGCAAGCTGCTGGGGGCGAGTACGAATGTTGAGGGTTGGGCGCACTATTGCGAGCAGATGATGCTCGATGCGGGTTACGGACAGCCGGGGATAGGCGCAAAGGATGAACATGAGGCGAAGCTGCTGCGACTGGGGCAGTTGCAGGATGCATTGCTGCGCAATGCGCGCTTCATTGTCGGTATCGAGATGCACACGGGCAAGATGAGCTTCGACCAGGCGGTGGAGTTCTTCCAGAAAGAGGGTTATCAGTCGAAGGAAACCGCGATGGTGGAGACCAAGCGGGGCACGGCCGATCCGACGTATCTCTATTACACGCTGGGCAAACTCGAGATCATGAAGCTGCGCGAGGACCTGAAGAAGAAGCAGGGCGCAGCGTTCTCACTGCAGAGCTTCCACGATGAGTTTCTCAAGCAGGGATTCCCGCCGATCAAGATCGTGCGCGAGGCGATGCTGGGGGATACGTCGCCGACGCTGTAA
- a CDS encoding thioredoxin family protein — MALTQSTMMLDLGAEAPDFALRDVVSGKTVSRDDFRGQKGLLVMFICTHCPYVKHIEKGLAEIGNDYAGKLGIVAISSNDAVMYPDDNPAGLKAQSQRVGFRFPYLYDETQQVARAYKAACTPDFFLFCSDLKLAYRGQFDASRPGNAIPITGQDLRAALDAVIAGQPVTEDQRPSVGCNIKWK; from the coding sequence ATGGCACTCACTCAATCCACGATGATGCTCGACCTCGGCGCAGAAGCGCCGGATTTCGCACTGCGCGATGTAGTCAGCGGCAAAACCGTGAGCCGCGATGATTTCCGCGGCCAAAAGGGCCTGCTTGTCATGTTCATCTGCACGCATTGCCCCTACGTCAAGCACATCGAGAAGGGCCTTGCCGAGATCGGCAATGACTACGCTGGCAAACTCGGCATCGTGGCCATCAGCAGCAATGACGCGGTGATGTATCCCGACGACAATCCAGCCGGATTGAAGGCCCAGTCGCAGCGCGTTGGCTTCCGTTTCCCTTATCTCTACGACGAAACGCAGCAGGTTGCGCGCGCCTACAAAGCCGCCTGCACTCCCGACTTCTTCCTCTTCTGCAGCGACCTGAAACTCGCCTACCGCGGCCAGTTCGATGCAAGCCGCCCCGGCAATGCAATCCCGATCACAGGCCAGGATCTGCGTGCCGCCTTGGACGCCGTGATCGCAGGCCAGCCCGTTACCGAAGACCAGCGCCCCTCCGTCGGCTGCAACATAAAGTGGAAATAG
- a CDS encoding MFS transporter, which yields MSVAASEAVYRRITWRLVPFLVLLYTVAVLDRVNISFAALTMNRDLGISDRMYGFAAGVFFLTYCLFQVPANLLLARIGARRWLGMLMMVWGVVSMGTAFVPNSGVYIGLRAALGIAESGFYPGVIYYFTFWLPRPQRTRVLALFLLAFPLSNIVGSPISAHILLMDQFAGLRGWQWVFLLEGVPAVLLGFATWWALADGPASAAWLSQQEKERVAQDLSHDEAVHRVGSGSTRVKVAGDAAAYFMWSSGVYGLSFFLPKILVARGATALSTGWWATLTFTMGALAMYWASHRRGYRMLPALFFAAGMGFAAAGYFHSVGGAVASFCLAAMGLLSSLPIFWSVATGRLSGKAAGAAIAFVNSVGAVGAFAGPYAMGWLHDATHSYVAGLWSIAACLGAGALLTLNAAKPASPAAASS from the coding sequence ATGAGCGTTGCCGCGTCGGAGGCCGTGTATCGCAGGATCACGTGGCGGCTGGTGCCATTCCTGGTGCTGCTTTACACGGTTGCGGTTCTCGACCGCGTGAACATCAGCTTTGCAGCGCTGACCATGAATCGCGACCTTGGCATCTCCGATCGCATGTATGGCTTTGCGGCGGGCGTGTTCTTTCTTACCTACTGCCTGTTTCAGGTGCCGGCCAATTTGCTCCTCGCGCGGATTGGCGCGCGGCGCTGGCTGGGTATGCTGATGATGGTGTGGGGCGTGGTGTCGATGGGCACGGCGTTTGTGCCGAACTCCGGCGTGTACATCGGGCTGCGCGCGGCGCTGGGGATTGCCGAGTCGGGCTTTTATCCCGGCGTGATTTACTACTTCACCTTCTGGCTGCCGCGGCCGCAGCGGACGCGGGTGCTGGCGTTGTTCCTGCTGGCGTTTCCGCTGAGCAACATAGTGGGCTCGCCGATCTCTGCGCATATCTTGCTGATGGATCAGTTCGCCGGGTTGCGGGGTTGGCAATGGGTGTTTCTGCTGGAAGGCGTGCCGGCAGTGCTGCTTGGATTTGCGACGTGGTGGGCGCTTGCGGATGGACCAGCTTCGGCTGCATGGTTGTCGCAGCAAGAGAAGGAGAGGGTGGCCCAGGATCTCTCGCATGATGAGGCTGTGCATCGCGTGGGCTCAGGTAGTACACGGGTGAAGGTGGCTGGAGATGCAGCGGCGTACTTCATGTGGAGCTCCGGAGTGTATGGGCTCAGTTTCTTTCTGCCGAAGATTCTGGTGGCACGCGGAGCGACCGCACTGTCTACGGGATGGTGGGCGACGCTGACGTTCACTATGGGTGCGCTGGCGATGTACTGGGCCAGTCATCGGCGCGGGTATCGCATGCTGCCGGCTCTGTTTTTTGCGGCGGGAATGGGCTTTGCGGCAGCGGGGTACTTCCATTCGGTTGGCGGCGCGGTGGCCAGTTTCTGCCTGGCGGCCATGGGGTTGCTGTCGTCGTTGCCGATCTTCTGGAGCGTGGCTACCGGCCGGTTGAGCGGCAAGGCGGCGGGTGCGGCGATTGCATTTGTAAATTCAGTGGGTGCGGTGGGTGCGTTCGCGGGCCCGTACGCGATGGGGTGGCTGCACGATGCTACGCACAGCTACGTGGCTGGATTGTGGTCGATTGCGGCTTGCCTGGGCGCGGGGGCGCTGCTGACCTTGAATGCGGCCAAGCCTGCCAGCCCGGCGGCGGCAAGTTCGTGA
- the mfd gene encoding transcription-repair coupling factor yields the protein MILPFVREIFADLEHTPAFDRVRRHLSLGSGRRIVSGLTATARSLYIPLMARAAGRPVIVAVSDNKAAEALEPMIRAGCELTGAVDPGRVVRLPAHDVLPFENLSPHPDVQEQRAAALWKLSTGAASIIIAPVEALAMRLFDRDYYASLAVSLKRGEEIDVEVLTAHLASVGYTQMDLVEMPGQFTRRGGILDVYSPESDRPVRIEFFGDEIDTIRKFDPETQRSQSGLDEAQLLPLTETPVTEHLLAAVHARLSRQRVEIEGDDEADEMAMEAAAAGGVSVFPGWEFFAAVAGAETNLLKLVPKAVLFVDEPGMVRNQIDRWWNKIEQRHERSGIGNLVRPEDIYLRPEILQGLLQAHFGIDVDQLGAVDVIDEDSTLGEISLNTRPTLRFHGSIPALIEQLRRLMEVETHIVVAAANQGDVERMATVFREYQIPYRFGSRAASHSGETMLEEASYMAGDLRVPVIVRTPIAAGVSFPESNLIIFGANDLNDEADIAARPEPKRSKTAAFVSDFRDLSMGDYVVHVEHGIAQYQGLKEIVQDGLAVEFMILEFAEQAKLYVPLTRLDLIQKYRSTDTGPAPVLNKLGSQQWVKTKARVRKAMQDMAAELLKLYAERHTAQGTAFSKDNEFQKEFEDAFDYNETDDQLAAIRAIKYDMEQQTPMDRLLCGDVGYGKTEVAMRAAFKAVQDSKQVAVLTPTTVLSFQHFETFKKRFSQFPIKVEMISRFRTQKEQKQIVEEVEHGKVDVLIGTHRLLSKDIKFQDLGLLIVDEEQRFGVRHKERLKQLRKEIDVLAMSATPIPRTLHMSLVGLRDMSVIETPPKDRMAIQTVVAKFDEKIIRSAIELELERGGQVYFVHNRVESIYEHASRIQELVPAARVAVGHGQMSEGELEKVILAFMHHEFDVLVATTIIENGIDIPNANTIVINRADRHGLSELYQLRGRVGRSNRRAYSYLLIPQEGELNEIARRRLAALKEFSDLGAGFKIAALDLELRGAGNMLGGEQSGHIEAIGFELYTSMLEQAVKELKGEGGEKKPATQLNLGIPLRIDESYVAEENQRLRLYKKVAGAQSEKALSELRSEMEDRYGPLPDSTVYLLEAASLRLECERLGIAQIDRKRAELQIRFSEKAQIDPQHLMRLIAKNAKRGAQFTPQGVLKFPLAALRPDEILLEIRELITNLAPAPVNA from the coding sequence ATGATTCTCCCGTTCGTCCGCGAGATTTTTGCGGACCTGGAGCATACGCCGGCATTCGATCGCGTTCGCAGGCACCTGAGCCTGGGTTCGGGGCGGCGTATTGTGTCCGGACTCACCGCGACCGCGCGTTCCCTCTACATTCCGCTGATGGCCCGGGCTGCTGGACGGCCTGTGATCGTTGCGGTCTCTGATAACAAGGCGGCCGAAGCGCTGGAGCCGATGATCCGCGCGGGCTGCGAGCTGACCGGGGCTGTCGATCCGGGGCGTGTGGTGCGGCTGCCCGCGCATGACGTGCTGCCGTTCGAGAATCTTTCCCCGCACCCGGACGTGCAGGAGCAGCGCGCGGCCGCTTTGTGGAAGCTATCGACGGGGGCGGCGTCGATCATCATTGCGCCGGTGGAAGCGCTGGCGATGCGGCTGTTCGATCGCGATTACTACGCCAGCCTTGCGGTGAGCCTCAAACGTGGGGAAGAGATCGATGTTGAGGTGCTGACCGCGCACCTGGCGAGCGTGGGTTACACGCAGATGGACCTGGTGGAGATGCCGGGGCAGTTCACGCGGCGCGGCGGCATTCTCGACGTGTATTCGCCGGAGTCGGACAGGCCGGTGCGCATCGAGTTTTTCGGAGACGAGATCGATACGATCCGCAAGTTCGATCCGGAGACGCAGCGCTCGCAATCCGGCCTGGATGAAGCGCAGCTTCTTCCGCTGACGGAGACGCCCGTCACCGAGCATCTGCTGGCGGCGGTGCATGCGCGGCTGAGCAGGCAGCGCGTCGAGATTGAGGGCGACGACGAGGCGGACGAGATGGCGATGGAAGCCGCGGCGGCCGGTGGGGTCAGCGTCTTTCCGGGATGGGAGTTTTTCGCCGCTGTTGCGGGAGCTGAGACGAATCTGCTGAAGCTGGTGCCGAAGGCTGTGCTCTTTGTGGATGAGCCGGGCATGGTGCGCAACCAGATTGACCGCTGGTGGAACAAGATTGAGCAGCGCCATGAGCGCAGCGGTATCGGCAACCTGGTTCGGCCGGAAGATATCTACCTACGGCCTGAGATTCTACAGGGACTGCTGCAGGCGCACTTCGGCATCGACGTTGATCAGCTTGGCGCGGTGGATGTGATCGATGAAGATTCGACGCTGGGCGAGATCAGCCTGAACACGCGGCCGACGCTGCGCTTCCACGGATCGATCCCCGCATTGATCGAACAACTGCGCCGGCTCATGGAAGTAGAGACGCACATCGTTGTTGCAGCGGCGAACCAGGGAGACGTGGAGCGCATGGCGACTGTGTTCCGCGAGTACCAGATCCCGTATCGCTTCGGGAGCCGCGCTGCGTCGCATAGCGGCGAGACGATGCTGGAAGAGGCCAGCTACATGGCCGGCGATCTGCGCGTGCCGGTGATTGTGCGGACGCCGATTGCGGCGGGCGTCAGCTTTCCTGAATCGAACCTGATCATCTTCGGCGCGAACGATCTCAATGATGAGGCGGACATTGCTGCGCGGCCTGAGCCTAAGCGATCGAAGACTGCTGCGTTTGTCTCGGATTTTCGGGACTTGTCGATGGGTGATTATGTTGTCCACGTTGAGCACGGGATCGCGCAGTATCAGGGCTTGAAGGAGATTGTGCAGGACGGGCTCGCGGTCGAATTCATGATTCTGGAATTCGCAGAGCAGGCCAAGCTGTATGTTCCGCTCACGCGGCTGGACCTGATTCAGAAGTATCGTTCGACGGACACGGGGCCAGCACCGGTCCTGAACAAGCTGGGATCGCAGCAGTGGGTTAAGACGAAGGCGCGCGTGCGCAAGGCCATGCAGGACATGGCGGCGGAACTGCTCAAACTCTATGCAGAGCGGCACACTGCGCAGGGTACGGCGTTCTCGAAGGACAACGAATTCCAGAAGGAGTTCGAAGACGCGTTCGATTACAACGAAACCGACGACCAGCTCGCTGCAATCCGCGCCATCAAGTACGACATGGAGCAGCAGACGCCGATGGATCGGCTGCTGTGCGGCGACGTGGGCTACGGCAAGACGGAAGTGGCGATGCGGGCGGCGTTCAAGGCTGTGCAGGACTCGAAGCAGGTGGCAGTGCTGACGCCGACCACGGTGCTCAGCTTCCAGCATTTCGAGACATTCAAGAAGCGCTTTTCGCAGTTCCCGATCAAGGTGGAGATGATCTCGCGCTTCCGCACGCAGAAGGAACAGAAGCAGATTGTGGAAGAGGTGGAGCACGGCAAGGTCGACGTGCTGATCGGCACGCACCGGCTGCTGTCGAAGGACATCAAGTTTCAGGATCTGGGCTTGCTCATCGTGGATGAAGAACAGCGCTTCGGGGTGCGGCACAAAGAACGGCTGAAGCAACTGCGCAAGGAGATCGATGTGCTGGCGATGAGTGCCACGCCGATTCCGCGCACGCTGCACATGTCGCTGGTTGGGTTGCGCGATATGTCGGTGATTGAAACGCCGCCGAAGGATCGCATGGCGATTCAGACGGTGGTTGCGAAGTTCGATGAGAAGATCATTCGATCGGCGATTGAGTTGGAGTTGGAGCGCGGCGGGCAGGTTTACTTCGTGCATAATCGCGTGGAATCGATTTATGAGCACGCGTCGCGGATTCAGGAACTGGTTCCGGCAGCGCGCGTTGCGGTTGGCCATGGGCAGATGAGCGAAGGAGAACTCGAGAAGGTGATTCTTGCCTTCATGCATCACGAATTCGACGTGCTGGTGGCGACGACGATTATTGAAAATGGGATTGATATTCCCAACGCCAATACCATCGTCATCAATCGCGCGGATAGACACGGGCTGAGCGAGCTTTATCAGCTGCGCGGACGGGTGGGGCGGTCGAATCGCCGGGCGTATTCATACTTGCTGATCCCGCAGGAGGGCGAACTGAACGAGATTGCGCGACGGCGTCTTGCGGCGTTGAAGGAGTTCAGCGACCTGGGCGCGGGGTTCAAGATCGCCGCGCTAGATCTCGAACTGCGCGGAGCGGGCAACATGCTGGGCGGCGAGCAGAGCGGGCACATTGAGGCGATCGGATTCGAGCTTTACACATCGATGCTTGAGCAGGCAGTGAAGGAATTGAAGGGCGAGGGCGGGGAAAAGAAGCCTGCGACGCAGCTCAATCTTGGCATTCCGCTGCGCATTGATGAGAGCTACGTCGCGGAAGAGAACCAGCGGCTGCGCCTCTATAAGAAGGTTGCCGGCGCGCAGAGCGAGAAGGCGCTGAGCGAACTTCGTTCTGAGATGGAGGACCGGTACGGGCCGCTGCCGGACTCGACCGTTTACCTGCTGGAGGCTGCGTCGCTGCGCCTGGAATGCGAGCGACTGGGCATTGCGCAGATCGATCGCAAGCGCGCCGAGCTGCAGATTCGCTTCAGCGAGAAGGCACAGATCGATCCGCAGCACCTGATGCGGCTCATTGCGAAGAATGCGAAGCGCGGCGCGCAGTTTACGCCGCAGGGCGTGTTGAAGTTTCCGCTGGCGGCACTGCGGCCGGATGAGATTCTGCTTGAGATTCGCGAACTGATTACCAACCTGGCGCCTGCGCCGGTGAATGCATGA